The sequence below is a genomic window from Sebastes fasciatus isolate fSebFas1 chromosome 11, fSebFas1.pri, whole genome shotgun sequence.
gttattgtgacacttttaaagggttagttcagattcactaAAGTCACACAACAGCAGTCAAACTCCTTGTATAAGTCAACATATTTGGCCGATAAAGTTGATTCTAATAGCACTGTCACCTTTACCTGAAAGATTTTAATCTCCTCTTAAGATTAATTAAGTATTTTTAGACCTGCTTTtaccagactttttttccttccttgggCCACTTCAACATTTGATGGGACCATGAAAGTTCATCCATGGCTTGGTAATAATATTTCCGCTTGTGGTGGTGGTATAACATGCATGCTAAGTGCTGCACAACTGAGTAGAATGCAAGTTGAATGTTGACAAAGCTTAATAAACGAGAAAAAACTAATTGGGTTTGAATGTTTGGGAGACattgtcagactctctttaaactcttaAATATAAATCTATTCTATTGTTTAGTGGTCCTGGTTGAATCTTACCTGCCACTTCTCCCCAGCCCAGAGCTTTGTACTGCCGGAGGACTCTGCCAACAGCGTTCCTGTTGTGGGTCAGCGCCACCGCTCTCTGAGTTCCGAACCGCTGTTTGTAGTACCTCATGAGGGAGCGGTGGCCGATCTTCGCACCTGAAGAAACACACAAGAAGGACGAGCATTCTGTTACAATGTGAACACATTCAACATAAATAGATAGCAGAGATCATTCCCTCACAATCTCTCACGTCTTTGCATCGCTTGTTTTTGTCTGACCCCAAAATATTCTATTCACAATGATTTGAGACGGAGAAAAGCAGAAACTCCTCACAATCCTCACTTCAGTAAATCGCCCGATTATCTGCCATTTCACCCACAAAATGTGATATGCTtcatatttcatacattttaaagaCCTATTATATTCAGTACTTTCAATTATGTTCCACCGTTGACTTTTGCCAATTATAAAAACTCATTTCAAGTCACCTGAAGGGAGAGTCAGCTCCAGCATTTCGTCGTCGTACTCCAGGCTCTTGTCATCAGGCAGCTCCTCTTCGTCCATTACAGCATCCTCCCCCTCCTTCCTGTCTGGGTAGCTGCTCCtgttggcaaaaaaacaaaacgtgtgagtcagaaaaacaaagatgcaGCATAAAAGCCTTTGGATACGGCTCTGCAATCCATTTCATCCATAGCCGTTAAACAGATCCCAGATTATTAAACATGTAAACAGAGTAATTTgttaaaaatgactttattattacCTGAAGTCGTAGAAGTCTGCAAACTCCAGCGCAGCGTCTCCGTCTGTGAAGAGTTTACAGTGGCTTTTGTCGGTCATGTGATGCTGTACTGCTTCTGCCGAGTAGAACGATCGGCCCTTCTCGTTacaccataaacacacatttccGGCACCAATTTTCTCTCCTGTAACACAACGAATGAACAATATAAGATTGGGTTGGAAGAAAAACACCGTTCACTCATAACAGGAGCGCCGAGTCCTGACCCTTCACACTGTGCAGCTAGTATCTGCCTGAAGTTCACCTGGAGTTTCCTCACATTTACAGACCAAAACTCACCGAGGTAGCGGACGAGGCCCTTGACGTCGACGAGGAACTCCACGTCGGGGATGAAGAAGCTGTGGGCTTTGGTCATGTGGGCGACGTTCTTCATGAGTGACTTGGAGTGGTGGGAGCAGAACAGGCAGTCGGTGACGGGGATGGAACCGGGCAGAGCAGCGGGCTGGGGGTCAGACGCGGCCGCCGAGTCCCCTTCCTCTTGGTCCATcgtctcctcttcatcttcatcctcctcctcctccacctcctccatttCATCGTCATCTTCCTCCTCGTCAACGTCCTCCCACTCTTCTGGAAGTTTGTTATTGGAACATAGTGTCAatttttaaacacaaaaaactCATAAAGATCTTGAACTCTAATTAAATTCACCTGACATCCTGGATCGTTATCTTACAACCGATGGAAGTTTATTTACTCTGATTAGTCTCCAAGTGAAggaattagggatgtcacgataccagaaatttagtattCAATaacaataccagtgaaattccacgattctcgataccaattcaatacattaactaatgttaactagctctcgtcctgctgatttcaacacggattttgTTGTTCACAAAGGCATCTAGACACTCTGAGACTCTTTGTACACTCTGAACTGTatgaaaaataacataaaaacaagCAAGACTGTgcttttaaaaagtatattCAGTGATGTCTATGATGGTTTTATTTCTGCTCCTTACCTTCCACAGCTGTGGCTCCCTCTTCTTTCTCTCGCCTCTTGGCTTGCTCCTCCAGCCACATCATCCTGGGAGGTTTCTCCAGCTTCTCCGCCTTCTGCCTCGTCGCTCCCTGTGACGTCCCTTGCTGGGCCGGGCTCGGCCTCTGCTGCTCTTTCAGGGCCTGCTGCAGGGCCTCGTTCTTAGCGTCGTGATCCACCTTCTCGTCGCCGAGTCCTTTCTCCAGGTTCTTCTCGTTCATCTTCTCCACTTTCCTCTGGGCGGCGAGCAGGGCCTGCTTCTCGGCCTGCTGGTGTTTGTGGGACTGCAGGTGGTTCTGGTAGGCGTTGACGCTGGAGAACTTCTTGCTGCAGACGGCGCAGCCCTCAGTGGCCGCTGTGTCGCTCAGCTGCTGTTCGGCG
It includes:
- the znf622 gene encoding cytoplasmic 60S subunit biogenesis factor ZNF622, with the translated sequence MSSYTCISCRVAFADGEVQRAHYKTDWHRYNLKRKVADMPPVTAENFQERVLAQRAAAEQQLSDTAATEGCAVCSKKFSSVNAYQNHLQSHKHQQAEKQALLAAQRKVEKMNEKNLEKGLGDEKVDHDAKNEALQQALKEQQRPSPAQQGTSQGATRQKAEKLEKPPRMMWLEEQAKRREKEEGATAVEEEWEDVDEEEDDDEMEEVEEEEDEDEEETMDQEEGDSAAASDPQPAALPGSIPVTDCLFCSHHSKSLMKNVAHMTKAHSFFIPDVEFLVDVKGLVRYLGEKIGAGNVCLWCNEKGRSFYSAEAVQHHMTDKSHCKLFTDGDAALEFADFYDFRSSYPDRKEGEDAVMDEEELPDDKSLEYDDEMLELTLPSGAKIGHRSLMRYYKQRFGTQRAVALTHNRNAVGRVLRQYKALGWGEVAGNGSFYQKPKDMQYVQMMKSKWMLKMGMNHNSTRQKHFRAQVMF